A stretch of Argopecten irradians isolate NY unplaced genomic scaffold, Ai_NY scaffold_0918, whole genome shotgun sequence DNA encodes these proteins:
- the LOC138313773 gene encoding tigger transposable element-derived protein 6-like — MPRKSKNIYMRYTAEALESAVSAVRNGHLSLRKASKKYAVPKTTLIDHVSGRIECGARPGRKPYLAPKIEEALVSKVISAADKGFGISKSQLILKTARLCQSAQIPLQKNVPGDDWWRGLKRRHPELVLRKPERLSTSRVRMLNKPVIDSFFADLNKVVTGLNLQNKPHLVWNADETGKQFEHSPSNVCTKKGTRTLQSRTSNSRENVTILACINATGKAMPPLCVAKGKTRKCLQTFNTVDAPEGTLWTYQNKAWMCDILGDEWFTNVFLKNCGPERPQLLIMDSHSSHEVLSLLEKAKQENIHIMALPPHCTHVLQPLDRTVFGPFNKAYNRLCSEFLAANPNHVVNKASWPRLFNGAWTAAMTTANITKGFKVCGLYPVDGSQIPTSAFLPSSVYDTPLSNQSQLEDGCSADTSLNSSPAESTALPPPPFVTRTVVPGSAIASQEAISQTPDFPPQVSGIDPISASSPIASPCVDEGLNIPVSDIEPLLQALTTGTVSVLETDRKGKLKLWGYSV, encoded by the coding sequence ATGCCACGAAAATCGAAAAATATCTATATGCGTTACACAGCAGAGGCACTAGAATCAGCGGTTTCGGCAGTGCGCAATGGACACCTTAGTCTTAGGAAGGCTTCTAAGAAGTATGCAGTCCCGAAAACTACATTGATTGACCATGTTTCTGGGCGGATCGAGTGCGGAGCTAGGCCCGGGAGGAAACCGTACTTGGCTCCCAAAATAGAGGAAGCCCTGGTATCAAAAGTCATCAGCGCAGCTGACAAAGGCTTCGGAATTTCTAAATCCCAGCTGATATTAAAAACGGCCCGTCTATGCCAATCTGCTCAGATTCCGCTGCAGAAAAATGTACCAGGGGATGACTGGTGGCGAGGTTTGAAACGAAGGCACCCTGAATTAGTACTCCGTAAACCAGAGAGGCTGTCAACATCTCGAGTCAGAATGTTAAACAAACCCGTCATTGACAGCTTCTTTGCTGATCTAAATAAAGTTGTCACTGGGCTGAATTTACAAAACAAACCGCATCTTGTTTGGAATGCTGACGAAACAGGCAAGCAATTTGAGCATTCACCAAGTAATGTCTGTACCAAGAAAGGGACCAGGACTTTACAAAGCAGAACAAGCAATTCAAGGGAAAATGTGACCATTCTAGCCTGTATCAATGCCACCGGCAAAGCTATGCCACCACTATGTGTTGCCAAAGGAAAAACCCGAAAATGTTTACAGACTTTTAATACTGTAGACGCCCCTGAGGGTACTCTATGGACTTATCAAAACAAAGCATGGATGTGCGATATCCTTGGTGATGAGTGGTTCACTAATGTTTTCCTAAAGAACTGTGGTCCTGAACGACCCCAATTGTTGATAATGGACTCCCATTCTTCACATGAAGTTCTTTCTCTATTGGAAAAAGCTAAACAGGAAAACATCCACATTATGGCATTACCCCCTCACTGTACACATGTTTTACAACCACTGGACAGAACGGTATTTGGTCCCTTCAACAAAGCCTACAATCGGCTTTGTTCAGAATTCCTTGCTGCAAATCCAAACCATGTGGTTAATAAGGCATCTTGGCCTCGCCTGTTTAACGGGGCATGGACAGCAGCAATGACAACTGCTAATATAACGAAGGGCTTCAAAGTATGTGGTTTGTATCCAGTGGATGGTTCCCAGATCCCTACTTCAGCTTTCCTCCCGTCGTCGGTGTACGATACACCATTGTCTAATCAAAGCCAACTCGAAGATGGATGCTCCGCTGACACATCATTGAACAGTTCCCCTGCTGAAAGTACCGCGCTACCTCCTCCACCTTTTGTGACTCGAACAGTAGTACCTGGCTCGGCTATAGCATCACAAGAAGCAATATCTCAGACTCCCGACTTTCCACCACAGGTTTCTGGAATAGATCCCATCTCGGCTTCGTCGCCGATAGCTTCTCCTTGTGTTGATGAAGGACTCAATATCCCCGTCTCGGACATTGAACCTTTGTTACAGGCACTAACAACCGGTACAGTTTCTGTACTTGAAACGGATAGAAAAGGAAAACTTAAACTTTGGGGATACAGTGTATGA